From one Dysidea avara chromosome 9, odDysAvar1.4, whole genome shotgun sequence genomic stretch:
- the LOC136267223 gene encoding solute carrier family 15 member 4-like, with amino-acid sequence MTSIQSTAIERSDALYRVQLYQDDHNPKSLCKRSLFYRPLPQGRRIYLVLFQLVLLANLRAVNDLFFQGFVVKYCGSHHALTFISFASFPLLLCLPMGFIADRYFGRAKVMYYSWIFLSIAQLMFVLHSVIAPYSKIAAISIAIFGLLIAAISLAGIWVNIIPFGVDQMRTASSEELSSFFHWHYWCWNLGVLFAFSFGGYIVELKGKTSFLPYSVSFAVAILGTTINIVGYNWFIKREKVGNPLLLIYRVLRYAVTAKKPAERSAFSFDDRPEPSKIDLAKQTHYGIFRDEQVEDVKTFLRILVFIALLFGYLCVLSLLGNLYIDQSVYFQQPSSFSHDHQLNDSNCKNISKCANHLNNNSTITIHELHGPYALYWVLLINIATVLLLIPILDRAVYPFWFLWIPNMFNRIGSGLVTSFTGIACALAVEVVRISRSNTALQINSFLDIIVFSVDIPVWVLAPQFLIQALAECLVYITMLEFIYAQSPAYMKSLLLGFLFFTEGVAYMLGSVLFWSQSKGKSVYWQYLRQIASKEHDKEWYCACVDTGSCLPAYTIIALVTIIAGILFLYFARKYKIRTRGNALRYFL; translated from the exons ATGAC TTCAATACAGTCAACAGCGATTGAAAGAAGTGATGCATTATACAGAGTGCAACTTTATCAAGATGATCATAATCCAAAGTCATTGTGCAAACGGTCCCTTTTCTATAGACCTTTACCACAAGGGAGAAGAATATACCTTGTTTTGTTTCAATTGGTGCTTCTTGCTAACCTTAGGGCTGTAaatgaccttttttttcaaGGTTTTGTGGTGAAGTATTGTGGAAGTCACCATGCACTTACATTTATTTCTTTCGCAAGTTTTCCTTTACTGCTATGTCTACCAATGGGGTTTATAGCTGATCGTTACTTTGGAAGGGCCAAAGTCATGTACTACAGTTGGATATTTTTGTCTATAGCTCAACTGATGTTTGTACTGCATTCTGTGATTGCTCCTTACAGTAAAATTGCTGCTATTTCCATTGCAATTTTTGGGCTTCTTATAGCAGCTATTAGTCTAGCTGGAATTTGGGTTAACATTATCCCATTTGGTGTTGATCAGATGAGAACAGCTTCAAGTGAGGAGCTGAGCTCTTTTTTTCATTGGCATTACTGGTGCTGGAATCTGGGAGTGCTTTTTGCTTTTAGCTTTGGTGGCTATATAGTGGAATTGAAAGGGAAAACCAGTTTTCTCCCATACTCAGTTTCATTTGCTGTTGCTATACTCGGTACAACAATTAACATTGTTGGCTACAATTGGTTTATTAAGAGAGAGAAAGTTGGTAATCCTCTCTTGCTGATATATCGTGTGTTAAGATATGCAGTGACTGCAAAGAAACCAGCAGAAAGAAGTGCGTTTTCATTCGATGATCGACCTGAGCCATCTAAAATTGATCTTGCAAAGCAGACTCATTATGGAATATTCAGAGATGAACAAGTTGAAGATGTAAAGACTTTTCTGAGAATATTAGTATTTATAGCATTGCTATTTGGATATCTCTGTGTTCTTTCATTG TTGGGAAATCTGTACATAGACCAATCAGTCTATTTCCAACAACCTTCATCATTTTCTCATGATCATCAATTAAATGACAGTAACTGCAAAAATATTAGCAAGTGTGCAAATCATTTGAATAATAACAGTACAATTACTATTCATGAACTACATGGTCCTTATGCCTTGTACTGGGTCCTCCTTATTAACATTGCAACAGTTTTATTGTTGATACCAATATTGGATCGTGCTGTTTATCCTTTCTGGTTTCTATGGATACCAAACATGTTTAACAGGATAGGAAGTGGATTGGTAACTAGTTTCACTGGTATTGCCTGTGCTTTGGCTGTAGAAGTTGTTCGTATATCAAGATCAAACACTGCACTACAGATTAATTCATTCCTTGATATCATTGTGTTCTCAGTTGATATTCCAGTTTGGGTGCTGGCTCCTCAATTTTTAATTCAAGCATTAGCTGAATGTCTTGTGTACATCACAA TGTTGGAATTCATATATGCTCAGTCACCAGCATATATGAAGAGTCTTCTTCTAGGATTTCTGTTTTTCACTGAAGGAGTAGCTTATATGCTGGGATCAGTGTTATTTTGGTCACAGTCTAAGGGAAAATCTGTTTACTGGCAGTACCTAAGGCAGATAGCAAGCAAGGAACATGACAAAGAGTGGTACTGTGCCTGTGTGGACACAGGCTCTTGTCTTCCTGCTTATACCATCATTGCACTTGTCACAATTATTGCAGGGATTTTATTTCTTTATTTTGCTAGAAAATACAAAATCAGAACCAGGGGTAATGCACTGAGGTACTTTTTATAA